From a single Pelmatolapia mariae isolate MD_Pm_ZW linkage group LG20, Pm_UMD_F_2, whole genome shotgun sequence genomic region:
- the ankrd52a gene encoding serine/threonine-protein phosphatase 6 regulatory ankyrin repeat subunit C yields MGVLNIADQPPLVQAIFSRNAEEVQLLLHKKEDVNALDQERRTPLHAAACLGDVHIMDLLIESGASVNAKDHIWLTPLHRAAASRNDRAVGLLLRRGADANARDKFWQTPLHVAAANRASRCAEALLTQLSNVNMADRSGRTALHHAAQSGFQEMVKLLLNKGSNLSAIDKKERQPIHCAAYLGHLEVVKLLVSRSADKSCKDKQGYTPLHAAAASGHIEIVKYLLRMGADIDEPNGFGNTALHVACYMGQEAVATELVNHGANVNQPNKCGYTPLHLAAVSTNGALCLELLVNNGADVNQQSKEGKSPLHMAAIHGRFTRSQILIQNGGEIDCVDKYGNTPLHVAAKYGHELLISTLMTNGADTARRGIHGMFPLHLAVLYGFSDCCRKLLSSGQLYSIVSSMSKEHVLSAGFDINTPDNFGRTCLHAAASGGNVECLNLLLSSGTDLNKRDIMGRTPLHYAAANGRYQCTVTLVSAGAEVNEPDQTGCTPLHYSAASQAFSRVDRHFSGSHQNDEDEAKESYFCLEHLLDNGADPSMVNSKGYSAVHYAAYHGNKQNLELLLEMSFNALGDIESSIPVSPLHLAADKGHWQALRVLTETAAYVDMQDAAGRSVLYLAAQKGYARCVEVLLAQGASCLLNDNRLMWTPIHVSAANGHSDCLRMMIDYGEEGDLTNMADKFGQTPLMLAVLGGHTDCVHFLLEKGALPDAKDKRGSTALHRGAVLGHDECVTALLEHKASALCRDTKGRTPLHYAASRGHTKILASLVQAAMATDPQDKLLDNKQYTPLHWAAYKGHEDCLEVLLEYKTFIHEEGNPFTPLHCALMNGHCGAAERLLETSGVHMINTRDAKGRTPLHAAAFAEDVAGLQLVLRHGADINAVDKSGRSALMVAADKGHSGTVAILLHRAKADLTLLDENRNTALHLACSKAHEMCALLILGEIHSPTLINATNSALQMPLHLAARNGLATVVQALLSRGATVLAVDEEGHTPALACAPNKDVADCLALILSTMKPFPQRDPSSCSCSSPTVSPSPGLNLLKHCGITAACAPLPSNGLHNGYVKDRHGAPVGLDGCLSE; encoded by the exons ATGGGAGTACTCAATATTGCAGACCAG CCTCCTCTGGTCCAGGCCATCTTCAGTCGCAATGCTGAAGAAGTTCAACTATTATTGCACAAAAAGGAGGATGTCAATGCACTG GACCAAGAGCGTCGTACGCCACTTCATGCTGCTGCCTGTTTGGGAGACGTCCATATAATGGACCTCCTCATTgaatcag GTGCCAGTGTAAATGCTAAAGACCATATATGGTTGACCCCCTTGCACAGGGCAGCTGCTTCCAGGAATGAC AGGGCAGTGGGTCTGCTGCTGAGGCGCGGAGCTGACGCAAATGCACGAGACAAGTTCTGGCAGACGCCTCTGCATGTGGCTGCTGCCAACCGTGCCTCGCGCTGCGCAGAGGCCCTGCTGACCCAGCTGAGCAACGTGAACATGGCAGATCGCAGTGGCAGGACTGCCCTGCACCATGCGGCGCAGAGTGGTTTCCAGGAG AtggtgaagctgctgctgaacaaAGGGTCCAACCTGAGTGCCATCGATAAGAAGGAGAGACAGCCTATCCACTGTGCTGCTTACCTGG GGCATCTAGAGGTTGTGAAGTTACTGGTGTCACGCAGTGCTGACAAGAGCTGCAAGGACAAACAGGGCTACACACCTCTCCATGCTGCCGCTGCAAGTGGTCACATTGAAATTGTAAAGTACCTGCTGAGGATGGGGGCAGAT aTTGATGAGCCCAATGGCTTTGGAAACACTGCGCTTCATGTGGCTTGCTACATGGGGCAAGAAGCTGTGGCTACAGAGCTGGTGAACCATGGAGCTAATGTTAACCAACCCAACAAGTGTGGCTACACCCCTCTGCACCTGGCTGCCGTCTCCACCAACGGTGCCCTCTGTCTGGAGTTGCTGGTCAACAATGGGGCAGATGTCAACCAGCAG AGCAAAGAAGGCAAGAGCCCCCTGCACATGGCAGCCATTCACGGACGCTTTACACGCTCTCAGATCCTCATCCAAAATG GTGGGGAAATTGATTGTGTGGATAAGTATGGCAATACTCCTCTCCACGTTGCTGCTAAGTACGGCCATGAACTGCTGATCAGCACTCTGATGACCAACGGAGCAGACACGGCCAG ACGTGGGATCCATGGAATGTTCCCCTTGCACTTAGCTGTGCTGTACGGGTTTTCAGACTGTTGTCGCAAGTTACTCTCCTCAG GTCAGCTGTATAGTATAGTTTCATCTATGAGTAAAGAGCATGTACTATCAGCTGGGTTTGACATAAACACCCCTGACAACTTTGGGAGGACCTGTCTACACGCTGCTGCCTCTGGAGG aaaTGTTGAATGTCTGAACTTGCTTTTGAGTAGCGGTACCGACTTGAATAAGAGGGACATAATGGGAAG GACCCCGTTGCACTATGCGGCTGCTAATGGGAGGTACCAGTGCACTGTGACCCTGGTGAGCGCTGGCGCTGAGGTCAACGAGCCTGACCAGACAGGCTGTACTCCCCTCCACTATTCTGCTGCCTCTCAAGCCTTCAGCAG AGTTGATCGTCATTTTTCTGGGAGCCATCAGAATGATGAGGACGAGGCAAAGGAGTCATACTT CTGCTTGGAGCATCTTTTGGACAATGGTGCTGATCCATCAATGGTGAATTCAAAGGGTTACAGTGCTGTTCACTATGCAGCTTACCATGGCAACAAACAGAACCTGGAGCtg CTCTTGGAGATGTCCTTTAATGCACTAGGAGACATAGAGAGCAGCATTCCAGTCAGTCCACTGCATCTTGCT GCTGATAAGGGCCACTGGCAGGCTTTGCGTGTGCTCACAGAGACCGCAGCATATGTGGACATGCAGGACGCTGCAGGCCGTTCTGTACTCTACTTGGCTGCACAGAAAGGCTACGCACGCTGTGTGGAGGTGCTATTGGCCCAGGGGGCTTCCTGTCTCCTCAATGACAACCGCCTCATGTGGACTCCAATTCATGTTTCAG CTGCGAATGGACACTCTGACTGCCTGCGCATGATGATTGATTATGGGGAGGAGGGAGATCTCACTAACATGGCAGACAAATTTGGCCA GACCCCTCTGATGCTAGCTGTTCTCGGAGGACACACTGACTGTGTCCACTTCCTGCTAGAGAAGGGTGCCTTGCCAGATGCCAAGGACAAGAGAGGCAGCACAGCTTTGCACAGAGGG GCTGTGTTGGGCCATGATGAGTGTGTGACAGCCCTGCTGGAGCACAAAGCTTCTGCTTTATGTCGGGACACCAAGGGTAGGACACCGCTGCACTACGCTGCATCCAGAGGCCACACAAAGATCCTGGCCAGTCTGGTGCAGGCCGCCATGGCAACAGACCCACAAGATAAATTGCTGGACAACAAACAATACACCCCATTACACTGGGCTGCTTACAAAG GGCATGAAGACTGTTTGGAGGTTTTACTtgaatataaaacatttatcCATGAAGAGGGAAACCCTTTCACCCCCCTGCACTGTGCTCT GATGAATGGCCACTGCGGTGCTGCAGAAAGACTGCTGGAAACCTCTGGGGTCCACATGATTAACACCAGAGATGCCAAAGGAAG GACCCCACTGCATGCTGCTGCATTTGCTGAGGATGTCGCAGGACTTCAGCTTGTGCTTCGTCATGGAGCAGACATCAATGCAGTGGACAAAAGTGGACGCTCTGCTCTGATGGTAGCTGCTGACAAGGGACACAGCGGCACCGTGG CCATCCTCCTTCACCGGGCCAAGGCTGACCTGACACTGCTGGACGAGAATAGGAACACTGCCCTGCACTTGGCCTGCAGCAAG GCTCATGAGATGTGCGCCCTGCTGATTTTGGGCGAGATCCACAGTCCCACTCTGATAAATGCCACCAACAGTGCTCTGCAAAT GCCCCTCCATCTTGCAGCACGCAATGGCCTGGCTACGGTGGTGCAGGCACTGCTGAGTAGAGGAGCCACGGTGCTGGCTGTGGATGAGGAAG GACACACCCCAGCTCTGGCCTGTGCTCCCAACAAGGACGTGGCTGACTGCCTGGCTCTGATCCTCTCTACCATGAAGCCTTTCCCCCAGCGGGACccttcctcctgctcctgctcctcTCCTACAGTCTCCCCCTCCCCGGGTCTCAACTTGTTGAagcactgcggcatcactgccGCCTGCGCCCCGCTGCCCAGCAACGGCCTCCACAACGGCTACGTCAAAGACCGTCACGGTGCACCAGTTGGCCTCGACGGGTGTCTGTCTGAGTGA